Proteins co-encoded in one Haloarcula pelagica genomic window:
- the folE gene encoding GTP cyclohydrolase I, with amino-acid sequence MTDDIQTDTVESVDDIDGETHAIDWSKAQEGVRLLLEAVGEEPDSAKLQETWQRRVPSAFETLTQGTRIEAKPEMRTFEASGESFVVKEDIPVYSLCEHHLLPFFGTATVAYRPDSEVVGLSKLARYVRWQSRQLTMQEQLTQDIAHGLADEIGASAVMVEISATHLCEAMRGVETKTETSSRAVVGEPTEHERRRFNEATR; translated from the coding sequence ATGACCGACGATATTCAAACTGACACGGTAGAGAGCGTCGACGATATCGACGGCGAGACGCACGCAATCGACTGGTCGAAAGCTCAAGAGGGCGTTCGATTGTTGCTGGAGGCCGTCGGCGAAGAACCGGATTCAGCGAAACTCCAGGAGACCTGGCAGCGCCGGGTTCCAAGTGCCTTCGAGACGCTGACTCAGGGAACACGGATCGAGGCGAAACCTGAGATGCGAACGTTCGAGGCGTCTGGTGAGAGTTTCGTGGTTAAAGAAGATATCCCAGTCTACAGCCTCTGCGAGCACCATTTGCTACCGTTTTTCGGTACTGCAACGGTCGCATATCGTCCAGACAGTGAGGTCGTAGGGTTATCGAAACTCGCGCGTTACGTGCGGTGGCAGTCACGCCAACTCACGATGCAGGAACAACTCACACAGGATATCGCTCATGGACTCGCCGACGAGATTGGAGCCTCTGCGGTGATGGTCGAGATATCGGCGACACATCTCTGTGAAGCGATGCGCGGTGTCGAGACGAAGACCGAGACATCGAGTAGAGCGGTTGTCGGCGAACCGACTGAGCACGAACGACGGCGATTCAACGAGGCAACCAGATAA
- the queC gene encoding 7-cyano-7-deazaguanine synthase QueC: MSSNSRAVVLASGGMDSATAAAVAKESGHELYMLHTSYGQRTESKELECAEAQADYYDAADFLHLTTDHLSKIGNSSLTDDEVAVEDADLDSDEVPSSYVPFRNANLLSMAVSYAEANECDAVYIGAHSEDFSGYPDCRPAFFDAFQQVVEVGTKDDTEITISAPFTEWSKTDIAKRGVELDVPYQLTWSCYRDDEPACGTCDACAFRLQAFQNINERDPIEYAERPDYRT, encoded by the coding sequence ATGTCATCAAACTCCCGAGCGGTCGTACTCGCATCAGGTGGAATGGACAGTGCAACCGCAGCGGCGGTCGCAAAAGAATCCGGTCACGAGCTTTATATGCTGCATACGTCGTACGGGCAGCGGACGGAGTCGAAAGAACTGGAGTGTGCAGAGGCCCAGGCCGATTACTACGACGCTGCAGACTTTCTTCATCTAACCACTGACCATCTCTCGAAGATCGGTAATTCGAGTCTGACGGACGACGAGGTCGCCGTTGAAGATGCTGATCTCGACAGCGACGAAGTCCCAAGCTCGTATGTTCCATTCAGGAACGCCAATTTGCTCTCGATGGCGGTATCATACGCCGAAGCTAACGAATGTGATGCAGTGTATATCGGTGCCCATTCTGAAGACTTCTCGGGCTATCCCGACTGCCGTCCCGCATTCTTCGACGCGTTCCAGCAGGTCGTTGAGGTTGGCACGAAAGACGATACCGAGATAACTATCAGCGCTCCATTCACTGAATGGTCGAAGACCGATATCGCCAAACGAGGTGTAGAACTGGACGTCCCCTATCAATTGACGTGGAGTTGCTACCGTGACGACGAACCCGCATGTGGAACCTGTGATGCCTGCGCATTCCGCCTCCAAGCATTCCAGAATATCAACGAGAGGGATCCAATCGAGTATGCCGAGCGGCCAGACTATCGAACATAA
- a CDS encoding winged helix-turn-helix transcriptional regulator, whose translation MASDDVRRLFGRKRTIEVLQLLSDQGRLNYSEIETSIESSSDTISQSLALLGEYSLVERHERSSRDVQYKITQKGTDLLEALERIESVLAQDA comes from the coding sequence ATGGCGTCAGACGATGTGCGCAGACTATTCGGTCGAAAGCGCACCATCGAAGTCCTACAGCTCTTGTCTGACCAGGGCAGATTGAACTATTCAGAGATCGAGACTAGCATCGAATCATCGAGCGATACAATCAGCCAGTCGCTTGCGCTGTTGGGTGAATATAGTCTAGTCGAGCGTCACGAGCGAAGTTCCCGGGATGTTCAGTACAAAATCACTCAGAAAGGTACTGACCTGCTGGAGGCCCTAGAGAGAATCGAATCGGTATTGGCCCAAGATGCCTGA
- a CDS encoding 6-pyruvoyl trahydropterin synthase family protein, with product MVEGISKDQSDRTRLSEAGERELLIGEDQPIRISSGHRIQHHDGKCSRPHGHNYEISVSVTGELTKEGWVVDKGEITSIISEWDHRFILERGDPLIEAFEQSGDSGALVVIDHPPTAEVMAVLLEERMMEEFPDTVSDVSVSVRETGELCAAP from the coding sequence ATGGTTGAGGGAATATCGAAGGATCAGTCTGACCGGACACGGCTCTCTGAAGCAGGGGAGAGAGAATTGCTAATTGGTGAGGACCAACCAATTCGGATTAGCTCTGGCCATCGCATACAGCACCACGATGGGAAGTGTAGTCGCCCACATGGACACAATTACGAGATTTCTGTCAGTGTTACCGGCGAGCTAACCAAAGAAGGGTGGGTCGTCGACAAAGGTGAGATCACTTCGATAATTTCTGAGTGGGACCATCGCTTCATACTCGAGCGTGGCGATCCACTCATTGAAGCTTTCGAACAAAGCGGTGATAGTGGCGCTCTCGTCGTTATCGATCATCCACCGACGGCAGAGGTAATGGCGGTGCTGCTGGAAGAACGCATGATGGAGGAATTTCCAGACACCGTTTCAGATGTCTCCGTCTCAGTTAGAGAAACAGGCGAGCTGTGTGCAGCACCGTAG
- a CDS encoding 7-carboxy-7-deazaguanine synthase QueE: MPVNADAEIEDAEAEGDLPINELFYSLQGEGKLSGVPSVFVRTSGCNLRCWFCDSYHTSWEPTHAWMDIEEMISEVESHQECEHVVLTGGEPMIHSAVTDLLDKLSARGYHTTVETNGTIHRDAPVDLASISPKLQSSTPTAEKDPKGEGEWADKHDERRLDLESLSALVEDYAFQLKFVVTSTDDMVEIESLLERLRNVTSESIAGDDILLMPEGATRDRLEETRELTAELAMEYGYRYTPRLHVDLWNDAPGT, translated from the coding sequence ATGCCTGTGAATGCTGACGCGGAAATTGAGGATGCAGAAGCCGAGGGCGACCTCCCGATCAACGAACTCTTCTATTCGTTACAGGGGGAGGGGAAGCTTTCGGGTGTTCCATCGGTCTTCGTCCGAACCAGCGGCTGTAATCTTCGCTGCTGGTTCTGTGATTCGTATCACACGTCCTGGGAACCCACACACGCATGGATGGACATAGAGGAAATGATCTCAGAGGTCGAGTCTCACCAGGAATGCGAACACGTCGTCCTCACCGGCGGCGAACCAATGATTCACTCTGCGGTGACAGACCTACTGGATAAACTCTCAGCAAGGGGGTACCACACGACAGTCGAAACGAACGGTACCATCCATCGTGATGCTCCGGTTGATTTGGCTAGCATTAGCCCAAAACTTCAGTCGAGTACGCCCACAGCAGAGAAAGATCCGAAGGGTGAGGGAGAATGGGCGGACAAACACGATGAGCGTCGACTGGACCTCGAGTCACTGTCCGCACTCGTAGAGGACTACGCGTTCCAACTGAAATTTGTCGTCACCAGCACCGACGATATGGTGGAGATCGAATCTCTCCTTGAACGGTTGCGGAATGTCACCTCTGAGTCCATCGCCGGTGATGATATCCTACTCATGCCCGAAGGGGCGACGCGGGACCGGTTGGAAGAGACGCGCGAACTCACAGCCGAATTGGCGATGGAATACGGGTACAGATACACGCCGAGGCTGCACGTGGATCTGTGGAACGACGCACCAGGAACCTGA
- a CDS encoding queuine tRNA-ribosyltransferase tRNA-guanine transglycosylase, with translation MRFYVPEWDDAVDAGYDFEHDELSNLHRQERNLDYIWDIFAKESTPIDGVLISREQVESTANKAERLSKHGVYDDPILSVPGWLPTISDCGAWGYKSYPFPPYGNEDMLEFYETLDVSVGVTIDHLVLGSGKERGRLYLDERALGGDFNKSDIPSKITDAVDLMIDEWPEEWPEYVEKHDSSICIDRSDGVRPLTQSDFEGDVDKVLNRLDDDPRAVYREDDKRFRYELTLQNAREMWKQYQRGDYPFRLMVAVQGWTAESYVRAVEEVLDIGYDYIGIGGVAGSPVHDVRKIVKEVGKSVKDYERTNRTRVDTHVFGFAKSDAFETIGRSGMSSFDSASMLRSAWTGGQNYRLDSDDRYDAIRVQYPKHGAEIADAVETALRGQETLIALRAYADNESIAEALREWEEKASKTLTETKRYLRNHRHDEKFNASRLRDIESVLRDDFEYARKLQAYFSDDLRTQIVKFLRSDSETDPLPFEKYQNILQTASESFERFPRMASILEREEAKTSGMSAFQRLWFVVQDYAIWIGNEDLLEAYQQTLADRPWEHCDCPICIDLGVEVCIFRGNDRNRRRGFHNTDRFYEEFSESLPKILILTKGSASFSNYRTVEDYLREERSGFWEQTHDLPVAEVGAFDANGVHEWWDETPRTVSFAPTGTENRFTEALSRYDQVYVYGIDQNTESILNRAADGSDCKVSVFEQPDRLRETVLSDLGEEYSAGEDFAPHKPAFDTGSDLDILVIDQCSGSKYVPDGERIFDVDEIDGSSKEELLNHDDSLGIKAKDLYTGRQQESISNAVRRLRDDGHNVERFFISAGFGLVGEEEELPPYEVTFSGMNVSQIRERSERLGIKKDLWRVLNQTDYDIVFFTLGKDYYTSIDIDETVQTVRSDRIGVVFNRDLVDQQYENIVSVPARTEDAKRHETIVIGLKGLYLENFAKNLPDTSEVDPETVSLLCRYIEEEPSQAAIEKF, from the coding sequence GTGAGGTTCTATGTTCCCGAGTGGGACGACGCTGTGGATGCGGGCTATGATTTCGAACACGACGAGTTATCGAACCTCCACCGCCAAGAGCGGAATCTGGACTATATCTGGGATATCTTCGCCAAAGAGTCGACGCCGATTGATGGGGTCTTGATCTCACGCGAGCAGGTCGAATCGACAGCCAACAAGGCAGAGCGACTCTCGAAGCATGGGGTCTACGACGACCCGATCCTTTCCGTTCCTGGGTGGCTTCCTACGATCAGCGACTGTGGCGCATGGGGGTACAAATCGTACCCGTTCCCTCCGTATGGCAACGAGGATATGTTGGAGTTCTACGAGACGCTGGACGTCTCGGTCGGAGTGACGATCGACCACCTTGTCTTGGGCTCAGGAAAGGAGAGGGGGCGACTCTACCTTGATGAACGGGCGCTTGGCGGCGATTTTAATAAATCAGATATCCCTTCGAAGATCACAGATGCAGTCGATCTGATGATCGACGAGTGGCCCGAAGAATGGCCCGAGTATGTCGAAAAGCACGACTCGTCGATCTGCATCGATCGCAGCGATGGTGTCCGGCCGCTCACCCAGTCTGATTTTGAGGGTGATGTCGACAAGGTGCTGAATCGTCTTGATGACGATCCGAGAGCGGTTTATCGAGAGGACGACAAGCGATTCAGATACGAGCTGACGCTCCAGAACGCCCGCGAAATGTGGAAGCAGTATCAGAGGGGAGACTATCCGTTCCGGTTGATGGTTGCGGTCCAGGGATGGACAGCCGAATCGTATGTCCGGGCGGTCGAAGAGGTACTCGATATCGGCTACGATTACATAGGAATTGGTGGCGTAGCAGGGAGTCCGGTTCACGACGTTAGAAAGATCGTCAAGGAAGTCGGTAAATCGGTTAAAGACTACGAGCGGACCAATCGGACCCGGGTCGACACACACGTCTTCGGATTCGCCAAGTCAGATGCGTTCGAGACGATTGGACGGTCCGGTATGTCCAGTTTCGACAGCGCAAGCATGCTACGGTCTGCGTGGACTGGTGGACAGAACTACCGGCTAGACAGCGACGATCGATATGATGCTATTCGTGTCCAGTATCCCAAGCACGGTGCCGAGATAGCGGATGCTGTCGAAACTGCTCTTCGAGGTCAAGAAACCCTCATCGCGCTCCGAGCTTACGCAGACAACGAATCGATTGCGGAGGCTCTCCGAGAGTGGGAAGAGAAGGCCAGCAAGACGCTCACAGAGACAAAGCGGTACCTCCGGAATCACCGTCATGACGAGAAATTCAATGCTTCACGACTCCGGGACATCGAATCCGTATTGCGTGATGATTTCGAATACGCTCGGAAGCTACAAGCATACTTCAGTGACGACCTCCGGACCCAGATCGTCAAATTCCTGCGCTCTGACAGCGAAACCGATCCGCTTCCGTTCGAGAAGTATCAGAATATACTGCAGACGGCTTCGGAATCGTTCGAGCGTTTCCCTCGGATGGCGTCCATCCTTGAACGTGAAGAAGCAAAGACATCAGGAATGAGTGCATTCCAGCGTCTCTGGTTCGTCGTTCAGGATTACGCTATCTGGATCGGAAACGAGGATTTGCTCGAGGCATACCAGCAGACGCTTGCAGACCGCCCGTGGGAACATTGTGATTGTCCGATCTGTATTGACCTCGGTGTCGAGGTATGCATTTTCCGTGGAAACGACCGCAACCGCCGACGTGGGTTCCACAATACGGATCGCTTCTACGAGGAGTTCTCGGAGTCCCTACCAAAAATCCTGATCCTCACGAAAGGATCGGCTTCCTTCAGCAATTATCGCACTGTCGAAGACTACCTCAGAGAGGAACGGAGCGGGTTCTGGGAACAGACACACGACCTCCCTGTCGCGGAAGTCGGGGCATTCGATGCGAACGGCGTTCATGAGTGGTGGGACGAGACTCCACGAACGGTTTCGTTTGCCCCAACAGGCACAGAGAATCGGTTCACTGAAGCGCTCAGTCGGTACGATCAGGTCTACGTCTATGGTATCGATCAGAACACGGAATCGATACTAAACCGGGCTGCCGATGGATCTGACTGTAAAGTATCCGTCTTTGAGCAACCGGATCGCCTTCGGGAAACAGTCCTCTCTGACCTTGGCGAAGAGTATTCAGCAGGTGAAGACTTTGCACCACATAAACCGGCCTTCGATACTGGTTCGGATCTCGACATCTTAGTTATCGATCAATGCTCGGGTTCGAAGTACGTTCCAGACGGAGAACGCATCTTTGACGTTGACGAGATAGATGGGTCGTCGAAGGAAGAACTACTCAATCACGATGATTCCCTCGGTATCAAAGCCAAGGACCTGTACACTGGCCGCCAGCAGGAGTCGATCAGCAATGCTGTGAGGAGGCTCAGGGACGACGGCCACAACGTGGAGCGGTTCTTTATCAGTGCTGGGTTCGGCTTGGTGGGTGAAGAGGAAGAGTTGCCACCGTATGAAGTCACGTTCAGCGGTATGAACGTCAGTCAAATCAGAGAACGGTCGGAGCGACTGGGAATCAAGAAGGATCTGTGGAGAGTACTAAATCAAACTGACTACGATATCGTCTTCTTTACACTGGGCAAAGATTACTACACCAGTATCGACATCGACGAGACCGTCCAAACGGTACGCTCGGATCGCATTGGTGTCGTTTTCAACCGAGATCTGGTTGATCAACAGTACGAGAATATCGTCTCCGTCCCTGCGCGAACAGAAGATGCCAAGCGCCACGAGACGATCGTGATCGGTCTCAAAGGGCTCTATTTAGAGAACTTCGCCAAGAACTTGCCCGATACCAGTGAGGTGGACCCAGAAACTGTGAGCCTCCTCTGTCGATATATCGAAGAAGAACCAAGCCAAGCCGCTATCGAAAAGTTCTGA